Proteins co-encoded in one Arachis hypogaea cultivar Tifrunner chromosome 13, arahy.Tifrunner.gnm2.J5K5, whole genome shotgun sequence genomic window:
- the LOC112732544 gene encoding uncharacterized protein isoform X3 has protein sequence MEQKSILLSAIGVGVGVGVGLGLASGQGVGIWGATTYSSNAITAEKIEQEMLRQVVDGRESTVTFDKFPYYLSEQTRVLLTSAAYVHLKHAEVSKYTRNLAPASQTILLSGPAELYQQMLAKALAHYFEAKLLLLDLTDFSLKIQSRYGFGNQESSFKRSTSESTLERLSDLFGSFSIFQQREEPKGRIHRQSSGADLQSMGTEASCNPPKLRRNASSSSNISTLGLQSNHTNPAPLKRTTSWSFDEKLLIQSLYKVLVFVSKTYPIVLYLRDVDKLIYRSQRIYNLFQKMLKKLSGPILILGSQVLDSSNDYEEVDDRLNSLFPYTIEVKPPDDESHLVSWKSQLEEDMKKIQVQDNKNHIMEVLAANDLVCEDLDSICVADTMVLSNYIEEIIVSALSYHLMKSKDLEYRNGKLVISCNSLSHALGIFHKGKLIGKNTSKLEDQAVKSEVPKGEESVTNPEAKSEDAAPVKKPGAEASKEEGEKSVASSKAAEVPPDNEFEKRIRPEVIPADEIDVKFSDIGALEETKESLQELVMLPLRRPDLFTGGLLKPCRGILLFGPPGTGKTMLAKAIAKEAGASFINVSMSTITSKWFGEDEKNVRALFTLAAKVSPTIIFVDEVDSMLGQRTRVGEHEAMRKIKNEFMAHWDGLMTKPGERILVLAATNRPFDLDEAIIRRFERRIMVGLPSVENREKILRTLLAKEKVDDELDFKQLATMTEGYTGSDIKNLCTTAAYRPVRELIQQERLKTLEQKQKAVTTREGKEAREEKQERVISLRALNMQDLKEAKAQVAASFAAEGAGMSELKQWNELYGEGGSRKQQHLTYFL, from the exons TGAGCAGACAAGGGTTTTGCTGACAAGTGCTGCTTATGTCCATTTAAAGCATGCCGAGGTTTCCAAGTATACTCGAAATCTTGCCCCTGCAAGCCAAACTATTCTGCTTTCAGGGCCAGCAG AACTCTATCAACAGATGCTTGCAAAGGCTTTGGCACATTACTTTGAGGCCAAGTTGCTTCTTTTAGATTTAACTGACTTTTCATTGAAG ATTCAGAGTAGATATGGCTTTGGAAATCAAGAATCT TCTTTCAAAAGATCCACCTCAGAGTCGACCTTGGAGCGATTATCAGACCTATTTGGCTCATTTTCAATCTTTCAACAGAGGGAGGAACCTAAAG GCAGAATACATAGGCAGAGCAGCGGAGCGGACCTACAATCAAT GGGGACTGAAGCATCTTGCAATCCTCCAAAGCTCCGCAGGAACGCTTCTTCGTCGTCAAATATTAGCACCCTTGGTTTGCAAAGCAATCATACAAATCCAG CTCCTCTGAAACGCACAACTAGCTGGTCTTTTGATGAAAAGCTTCTTATACAGTCTCTTTACAAG GTTCTGGTTTTTGTGTCTAAGACCTACCCTATTGTGCTATATCTGCGTGACGTTGATAAGTTGATATATAGATCACAAAGGATATATAACTTGTTCCAAAAGATGTTGAAGAAACTATCTGGACCAATACTGATTCTTGGTTCACAAGTTCTTGATTCTAGTAATGACTATGAAGAGGTAGATGACCGGCTTAACTCACTCTTCCCGTACACCATAGAAGTCAAGCCCCCAGACGATGAATCTCATCTTGTCAGCTGGAAGTCTCAGTTGGAAGAGGATATGAAGAAGATACAAGTTCAGGATAACAAGAACCATATCATGGAAGTGCTTGCAGCCAATGACCTTGTTTGTGAAGACCTGGATTCAATCTGTGTTGCTGACACAATGGTTCTCAGTAACTACATAGAAGAGATTATTGTCTCGGCGCTTTCTTACCACTTGATGAAAAGCAAAGACCTTGAATACAGAAATGGGAAACTTGTTATTTCTTGCAATAG TTTATCCCATGCCTTGGGTATATTCCACAAGGGAAAACTCATTGGAAAAAACACATCGAAATTGGAAGATCAAGCTGTTAAATCTGAG GTGCCAAAAGGGGAAGAAAGTGTTACAAACCCAGAAGCAAAGTCTGAAGATGCTGCTCCTGTAAAAAAGCCTGGAGCAGAAGCATCAAAGGAAGAAGGGGAAAAATCAGTTGCATCATCAAAAGCTGCT GAAGTTCCTCCGGATAACGAGTTTGAGAAGCGAATAAGACCCGAGGTGATACCAGCAGATGAGATAGATGTGAAGTTCTCTGATATTGGTGCCTTAGAAGAGACGAAAGAATCCCTCCAAGAACTGGTAATGCTTCCTCTTCGAAGGCCAGACCTCTTCACCGGAGGACTTTTGAAGCCTTGCAGAGGAATATTGCTATTTGGACCTCCAGGCACCGGCAAGACAATGCTGGCTAAGGCCATTGCGAAGGAGGCCGGGGCAAGTTTCATCAATGTGTCCATGTCCACCATCACTTCAAAATGGTTTGGCGAAGACGAGAAGAACGTTCGGGCTTTATTCACGCTTGCAGCCAAGGTGTCCCCCACCATTATATTTGTGGATGAGGTCGATAGCATGCTTGGCCAAAGGACTAGAGTTGGGGAGCACGAAGCCATGCGGAAAATCAAGAATGAATTTATGGCACATTGGGATGGCCTTATGACCAAACCAGGGGAGCGCATCCTTGTTCTTGCTGCAACCAATAGGCCATTTGACCTCGATGAAGCTATTATTAGGCGATTCGAAAGGAG AATTATGGTGGGGCTGCCATCTGTGGAGAATAGGGAGAAGATTCTGAGGACTTTATTGGCCAAAGAGAAGGTGGATGATGAACTTGACTTTAAGCAACTAGCAACTATGACAGAAGGATACACTGGGAGCGATATAAAG AATCTGTGCACAACTGCTGCATATCGGCCTGTGAGAGAGCTAATTCAGCAAGAGAGGCTCAAGACTCTG GAGCAAAAGCAGAAAGCGGTTACAACACGAGAAGGGAAAGAAGCaagagaagagaagcaagaaaGAGTGATTAGCCTTAGGGCATTGAATATGCAGGACTTGAAGGAGGCAAAGGCTCAG gttgCTGCAAGCTTTGCGGCGGAGGGGGCTGGAATGAGCGAGTTGAAGCAGTGGAACGAGTTGTACGGAGAAGGCGGCTCAAGAAAGCAGCAGCACTTGACTTACTTTCTCTGA
- the LOC112732544 gene encoding uncharacterized protein isoform X1 — protein sequence MEQKSILLSAIGVGVGVGVGLGLASGQGVGIWGATTYSSNAITAEKIEQEMLRQVVDGRESTVTFDKFPYYLSEQTRVLLTSAAYVHLKHAEVSKYTRNLAPASQTILLSGPAELYQQMLAKALAHYFEAKLLLLDLTDFSLKIQSRYGFGNQESSFKRSTSESTLERLSDLFGSFSIFQQREEPKGTIQIRRREDRLIKESRIHRQSSGADLQSMGTEASCNPPKLRRNASSSSNISTLGLQSNHTNPAPLKRTTSWSFDEKLLIQSLYKVLVFVSKTYPIVLYLRDVDKLIYRSQRIYNLFQKMLKKLSGPILILGSQVLDSSNDYEEVDDRLNSLFPYTIEVKPPDDESHLVSWKSQLEEDMKKIQVQDNKNHIMEVLAANDLVCEDLDSICVADTMVLSNYIEEIIVSALSYHLMKSKDLEYRNGKLVISCNSLSHALGIFHKGKLIGKNTSKLEDQAVKSEVPKGEESVTNPEAKSEDAAPVKKPGAEASKEEGEKSVASSKAAEVPPDNEFEKRIRPEVIPADEIDVKFSDIGALEETKESLQELVMLPLRRPDLFTGGLLKPCRGILLFGPPGTGKTMLAKAIAKEAGASFINVSMSTITSKWFGEDEKNVRALFTLAAKVSPTIIFVDEVDSMLGQRTRVGEHEAMRKIKNEFMAHWDGLMTKPGERILVLAATNRPFDLDEAIIRRFERRIMVGLPSVENREKILRTLLAKEKVDDELDFKQLATMTEGYTGSDIKNLCTTAAYRPVRELIQQERLKTLEQKQKAVTTREGKEAREEKQERVISLRALNMQDLKEAKAQVAASFAAEGAGMSELKQWNELYGEGGSRKQQHLTYFL from the exons TGAGCAGACAAGGGTTTTGCTGACAAGTGCTGCTTATGTCCATTTAAAGCATGCCGAGGTTTCCAAGTATACTCGAAATCTTGCCCCTGCAAGCCAAACTATTCTGCTTTCAGGGCCAGCAG AACTCTATCAACAGATGCTTGCAAAGGCTTTGGCACATTACTTTGAGGCCAAGTTGCTTCTTTTAGATTTAACTGACTTTTCATTGAAG ATTCAGAGTAGATATGGCTTTGGAAATCAAGAATCT TCTTTCAAAAGATCCACCTCAGAGTCGACCTTGGAGCGATTATCAGACCTATTTGGCTCATTTTCAATCTTTCAACAGAGGGAGGAACCTAAAGGTACAATACAAATAAGAAGAAGAGAGGACAGGCTCATAAAAGAGA GCAGAATACATAGGCAGAGCAGCGGAGCGGACCTACAATCAAT GGGGACTGAAGCATCTTGCAATCCTCCAAAGCTCCGCAGGAACGCTTCTTCGTCGTCAAATATTAGCACCCTTGGTTTGCAAAGCAATCATACAAATCCAG CTCCTCTGAAACGCACAACTAGCTGGTCTTTTGATGAAAAGCTTCTTATACAGTCTCTTTACAAG GTTCTGGTTTTTGTGTCTAAGACCTACCCTATTGTGCTATATCTGCGTGACGTTGATAAGTTGATATATAGATCACAAAGGATATATAACTTGTTCCAAAAGATGTTGAAGAAACTATCTGGACCAATACTGATTCTTGGTTCACAAGTTCTTGATTCTAGTAATGACTATGAAGAGGTAGATGACCGGCTTAACTCACTCTTCCCGTACACCATAGAAGTCAAGCCCCCAGACGATGAATCTCATCTTGTCAGCTGGAAGTCTCAGTTGGAAGAGGATATGAAGAAGATACAAGTTCAGGATAACAAGAACCATATCATGGAAGTGCTTGCAGCCAATGACCTTGTTTGTGAAGACCTGGATTCAATCTGTGTTGCTGACACAATGGTTCTCAGTAACTACATAGAAGAGATTATTGTCTCGGCGCTTTCTTACCACTTGATGAAAAGCAAAGACCTTGAATACAGAAATGGGAAACTTGTTATTTCTTGCAATAG TTTATCCCATGCCTTGGGTATATTCCACAAGGGAAAACTCATTGGAAAAAACACATCGAAATTGGAAGATCAAGCTGTTAAATCTGAG GTGCCAAAAGGGGAAGAAAGTGTTACAAACCCAGAAGCAAAGTCTGAAGATGCTGCTCCTGTAAAAAAGCCTGGAGCAGAAGCATCAAAGGAAGAAGGGGAAAAATCAGTTGCATCATCAAAAGCTGCT GAAGTTCCTCCGGATAACGAGTTTGAGAAGCGAATAAGACCCGAGGTGATACCAGCAGATGAGATAGATGTGAAGTTCTCTGATATTGGTGCCTTAGAAGAGACGAAAGAATCCCTCCAAGAACTGGTAATGCTTCCTCTTCGAAGGCCAGACCTCTTCACCGGAGGACTTTTGAAGCCTTGCAGAGGAATATTGCTATTTGGACCTCCAGGCACCGGCAAGACAATGCTGGCTAAGGCCATTGCGAAGGAGGCCGGGGCAAGTTTCATCAATGTGTCCATGTCCACCATCACTTCAAAATGGTTTGGCGAAGACGAGAAGAACGTTCGGGCTTTATTCACGCTTGCAGCCAAGGTGTCCCCCACCATTATATTTGTGGATGAGGTCGATAGCATGCTTGGCCAAAGGACTAGAGTTGGGGAGCACGAAGCCATGCGGAAAATCAAGAATGAATTTATGGCACATTGGGATGGCCTTATGACCAAACCAGGGGAGCGCATCCTTGTTCTTGCTGCAACCAATAGGCCATTTGACCTCGATGAAGCTATTATTAGGCGATTCGAAAGGAG AATTATGGTGGGGCTGCCATCTGTGGAGAATAGGGAGAAGATTCTGAGGACTTTATTGGCCAAAGAGAAGGTGGATGATGAACTTGACTTTAAGCAACTAGCAACTATGACAGAAGGATACACTGGGAGCGATATAAAG AATCTGTGCACAACTGCTGCATATCGGCCTGTGAGAGAGCTAATTCAGCAAGAGAGGCTCAAGACTCTG GAGCAAAAGCAGAAAGCGGTTACAACACGAGAAGGGAAAGAAGCaagagaagagaagcaagaaaGAGTGATTAGCCTTAGGGCATTGAATATGCAGGACTTGAAGGAGGCAAAGGCTCAG gttgCTGCAAGCTTTGCGGCGGAGGGGGCTGGAATGAGCGAGTTGAAGCAGTGGAACGAGTTGTACGGAGAAGGCGGCTCAAGAAAGCAGCAGCACTTGACTTACTTTCTCTGA
- the LOC112732544 gene encoding uncharacterized protein isoform X2: MEQKSILLSAIGVGVGVGVGLGLASGQGVGIWGATTYSSNAITAEKIEQEMLRQVVDGRESTVTFDKFPYYLSEQTRVLLTSAAYVHLKHAEVSKYTRNLAPASQTILLSGPAELYQQMLAKALAHYFEAKLLLLDLTDFSLKIQSRYGFGNQESSFKRSTSESTLERLSDLFGSFSIFQQREEPKGTIQIRRREDRLIKESRIHRQSSGADLQSMGTEASCNPPKLRRNASSSSNISTLGLQSNHTNPAPLKRTTSWSFDEKLLIQSLYKVLVFVSKTYPIVLYLRDVDKLIYRSQRIYNLFQKMLKKLSGPILILGSQVLDSSNDYEEVDDRLNSLFPYTIEVKPPDDESHLVSWKSQLEEDMKKIQVQDNKNHIMEVLAANDLVCEDLDSICVADTMVLSNYIEEIIVSALSYHLMKSKDLEYRNGKLVISCNSLSHALGIFHKGKLIGKNTSKLEDQAVKSEVPKGEESVTNPEAKSEDAAPVKKPGAEASKEEGEKSVASSKAAEVPPDNEFEKRIRPEVIPADEIDVKFSDIGALEETKESLQELVMLPLRRPDLFTGGLLKPCRGILLFGPPGTGKTMLAKAIAKEAGASFINVSMSTITSKWFGEDEKNVRALFTLAAKVSPTIIFVDEVDSMLGQRTRVGEHEAMRKIKNEFMAHWDGLMTKPGERILVLAATNRPFDLDEAIIRRFERRIMVGLPSVENREKILRTLLAKEKVDDELDFKQLATMTEGYTGSDIKNLCTTAAYRPVRELIQQERLKTLKAVTTREGKEAREEKQERVISLRALNMQDLKEAKAQVAASFAAEGAGMSELKQWNELYGEGGSRKQQHLTYFL, from the exons TGAGCAGACAAGGGTTTTGCTGACAAGTGCTGCTTATGTCCATTTAAAGCATGCCGAGGTTTCCAAGTATACTCGAAATCTTGCCCCTGCAAGCCAAACTATTCTGCTTTCAGGGCCAGCAG AACTCTATCAACAGATGCTTGCAAAGGCTTTGGCACATTACTTTGAGGCCAAGTTGCTTCTTTTAGATTTAACTGACTTTTCATTGAAG ATTCAGAGTAGATATGGCTTTGGAAATCAAGAATCT TCTTTCAAAAGATCCACCTCAGAGTCGACCTTGGAGCGATTATCAGACCTATTTGGCTCATTTTCAATCTTTCAACAGAGGGAGGAACCTAAAGGTACAATACAAATAAGAAGAAGAGAGGACAGGCTCATAAAAGAGA GCAGAATACATAGGCAGAGCAGCGGAGCGGACCTACAATCAAT GGGGACTGAAGCATCTTGCAATCCTCCAAAGCTCCGCAGGAACGCTTCTTCGTCGTCAAATATTAGCACCCTTGGTTTGCAAAGCAATCATACAAATCCAG CTCCTCTGAAACGCACAACTAGCTGGTCTTTTGATGAAAAGCTTCTTATACAGTCTCTTTACAAG GTTCTGGTTTTTGTGTCTAAGACCTACCCTATTGTGCTATATCTGCGTGACGTTGATAAGTTGATATATAGATCACAAAGGATATATAACTTGTTCCAAAAGATGTTGAAGAAACTATCTGGACCAATACTGATTCTTGGTTCACAAGTTCTTGATTCTAGTAATGACTATGAAGAGGTAGATGACCGGCTTAACTCACTCTTCCCGTACACCATAGAAGTCAAGCCCCCAGACGATGAATCTCATCTTGTCAGCTGGAAGTCTCAGTTGGAAGAGGATATGAAGAAGATACAAGTTCAGGATAACAAGAACCATATCATGGAAGTGCTTGCAGCCAATGACCTTGTTTGTGAAGACCTGGATTCAATCTGTGTTGCTGACACAATGGTTCTCAGTAACTACATAGAAGAGATTATTGTCTCGGCGCTTTCTTACCACTTGATGAAAAGCAAAGACCTTGAATACAGAAATGGGAAACTTGTTATTTCTTGCAATAG TTTATCCCATGCCTTGGGTATATTCCACAAGGGAAAACTCATTGGAAAAAACACATCGAAATTGGAAGATCAAGCTGTTAAATCTGAG GTGCCAAAAGGGGAAGAAAGTGTTACAAACCCAGAAGCAAAGTCTGAAGATGCTGCTCCTGTAAAAAAGCCTGGAGCAGAAGCATCAAAGGAAGAAGGGGAAAAATCAGTTGCATCATCAAAAGCTGCT GAAGTTCCTCCGGATAACGAGTTTGAGAAGCGAATAAGACCCGAGGTGATACCAGCAGATGAGATAGATGTGAAGTTCTCTGATATTGGTGCCTTAGAAGAGACGAAAGAATCCCTCCAAGAACTGGTAATGCTTCCTCTTCGAAGGCCAGACCTCTTCACCGGAGGACTTTTGAAGCCTTGCAGAGGAATATTGCTATTTGGACCTCCAGGCACCGGCAAGACAATGCTGGCTAAGGCCATTGCGAAGGAGGCCGGGGCAAGTTTCATCAATGTGTCCATGTCCACCATCACTTCAAAATGGTTTGGCGAAGACGAGAAGAACGTTCGGGCTTTATTCACGCTTGCAGCCAAGGTGTCCCCCACCATTATATTTGTGGATGAGGTCGATAGCATGCTTGGCCAAAGGACTAGAGTTGGGGAGCACGAAGCCATGCGGAAAATCAAGAATGAATTTATGGCACATTGGGATGGCCTTATGACCAAACCAGGGGAGCGCATCCTTGTTCTTGCTGCAACCAATAGGCCATTTGACCTCGATGAAGCTATTATTAGGCGATTCGAAAGGAG AATTATGGTGGGGCTGCCATCTGTGGAGAATAGGGAGAAGATTCTGAGGACTTTATTGGCCAAAGAGAAGGTGGATGATGAACTTGACTTTAAGCAACTAGCAACTATGACAGAAGGATACACTGGGAGCGATATAAAG AATCTGTGCACAACTGCTGCATATCGGCCTGTGAGAGAGCTAATTCAGCAAGAGAGGCTCAAGACTCTG AAAGCGGTTACAACACGAGAAGGGAAAGAAGCaagagaagagaagcaagaaaGAGTGATTAGCCTTAGGGCATTGAATATGCAGGACTTGAAGGAGGCAAAGGCTCAG gttgCTGCAAGCTTTGCGGCGGAGGGGGCTGGAATGAGCGAGTTGAAGCAGTGGAACGAGTTGTACGGAGAAGGCGGCTCAAGAAAGCAGCAGCACTTGACTTACTTTCTCTGA